The bacterium DNA segment TCGCGCCGGCGCGCGCGCGTACACCGTGGAGCGCGCGCGCGGGCAGCGCTCCTTCTATGTCATAAAACTTGTCGGCGTGGATTCCATCGACGCGGCGCAAGAGCTTGTCGGCAAGGAGATCTGCGCCCAAGAGTCGGACCTTACGCCGCTGCCCGAGGGCGAATACTACTGGTACCAACTCGTCGGACTTGCGGTGCACGACGCGAACGGCGCCGCCATCGGCCGCGTCACGCGCCTTTTCCCCACGGGCGCGAACGACGTCCTCGTCGTGCAAACCGACGCCAAACCCACGCGCGAAATTTTCGTACCCTACACCGACCACGCCGTCGCGCGAGTGAATCTGGAACGGGGCGTGATCGAATTGACGAGCCAGCCGGGGTTGCTGGACGAGGAGTAGGTGGCCGTCGCCCGGCGACCGGCAACCGGCGACCGCCCGCGCGTCGTGCGATGTCAGTTCCGCGAGCGCCAGCGAGCGGTCACGCTCGCGCGCCACGGGAAATGCTTTTGCATCCCCCCGCTTGACGCCTGCCCTCCCGCGCGCAAACCTCCGTTCCCTATGAGCCGCGATCCCGAGTTGCGCGACAGGCTTTCGGAGCTCGTTCACGATTTTGCGGGCGGGGTGTATTCGCGTTTTGCCGAGCTGATCG contains these protein-coding regions:
- the rimM gene encoding ribosome maturation factor RimM (Essential for efficient processing of 16S rRNA), translated to MTRRLIPLARVTKTQGLKGEFRAQPAGGESENLETIKRVYLRDEKALEDAPDRAGARAYTVERARGQRSFYVIKLVGVDSIDAAQELVGKEICAQESDLTPLPEGEYYWYQLVGLAVHDANGAAIGRVTRLFPTGANDVLVVQTDAKPTREIFVPYTDHAVARVNLERGVIELTSQPGLLDEE